One Vanessa atalanta chromosome 15, ilVanAtal1.2, whole genome shotgun sequence genomic window, CCTGTATGTCTTCGAATGTGCAACATAAGGGCATTGGAATGAGAGAATGGTCTATTACAAATCCTACAAGGATATGGACGTGCTCCTGAATGGGATCTTCGATGTACGGTTAATTGGGTAGATTGAGTAAAACATTGACCACAATCTGGGCATTTGTGGGGACGTTGCTTCTCATGAGTACGCATGTGCTCCGACAAATGACCTTTCAAAAACTTCTTACATATGGAACACTGAATTCTTATTCCAGCATGACAAATTTGAACATGACGCCTCATTGAATTCATTCGCAAAAATTCTTTACCACAATGTTggcaaataaaatctttaactcttaaatgtgttttaaaatgCATTGATAATTTGTTTCTGCAATCATAGCTCTGTTCACATATAATGCAATCATAACGTCCACTAACTAAGTGTTTCTTTTCATGTTTAACTAAATCATTCTGGTGAGAAAATTTTTCTTTGCAGTAGATACATTTAAACATAGTTTCTAGGCTGGTATGGCTTGCCAAGTGAACAGCTAAATTCTCTTTTAGTAAAAATGGTTTATCACAAACATTGCACATGTAATGTCGCTCCCAATTGGGATGCTGCCTTGTAACATGTGCAGACAGATATAATTGTTTGCGAAATACCTTTTTACACTGTTTACAAGGATATGTCTTGAAGTGAAGATGTAAATACATATGTCTCCTAATTGATGATTTAGTATCAAATTGTTTATGGCAGTAATCACATTCAAAAAGTCCTTTTTTAGGTTTTCTcgtgttaatgtattttttcctTGGTTTTCTAGCTGACTTAGTGCTAGTTTTAggtttgcttttatttaatttactttgtttaTCATCAGATTTATTATCCAATACCTTTTTAATCATGGAATCTTTtgttgttgaatttttttctcTGTCATTTTGATTgcttactattaaattattattattcaaaccaTTTTTGTGCGATACATTTGGTTCCTTTTCTTTATTGTCATCAATCAAAAGTTCactttttaatatgttgttaCAAATTCTTAAATTATCCTTGTTATTGTGTTTAATACGTCCATGCTTTGTCAACAATGAATCCTTAGACAGTTGAATTTCTCTTCTAAGTTTGGAATCCCTTATAAGCActgtatcaattaatttattttttattaaactgtttTCAGGATATTTCACTTTGTCATTACTTTTTTTAGCACTTTTGATAGCTGATCGTGTCTTGTCATTGTTAcctgttaataattttttcagTTTACCAACTTTACCAGTCCCTTTGATTCGGTTTGATGTAGGTTTTGGTGAGTTAACTCTAATCTTTACATTAGCCATGATGAAAACTAATACACGTTATC contains:
- the LOC125069503 gene encoding zinc finger protein 37 homolog isoform X1, yielding MANVKIRVNSPKPTSNRIKGTGKVGKLKKLLTGNNDKTRSAIKSAKKSNDKVKYPENSLIKNKLIDTVLIRDSKLRREIQLSKDSLLTKHGRIKHNNKDNLRICNNILKSELLIDDNKEKEPNVSHKNGLNNNNLIVSNQNDREKNSTTKDSMIKKVLDNKSDDKQSKLNKSKPKTSTKSARKPRKKYINTRKPKKGLFECDYCHKQFDTKSSIRRHMYLHLHFKTYPCKQCKKVFRKQLYLSAHVTRQHPNWERHYMCNVCDKPFLLKENLAVHLASHTSLETMFKCIYCKEKFSHQNDLVKHEKKHLVSGRYDCIICEQSYDCRNKLSMHFKTHLRVKDFICQHCGKEFLRMNSMRRHVQICHAGIRIQCSICKKFLKGHLSEHMRTHEKQRPHKCPDCGQCFTQSTQLTVHRRSHSGARPYPCRICNRPFSHSNALMLHIRRHTGEKPFDCAMCPLSFSQLPHMKSHMRKIHGKENPYRCKKCKQFFKLKIDLENHTKNCKFGEKELSFEEKIQASVQVEEEEVVESVMSLSRMRFLLALLLTMIATKEKLKYLGFNKRLIDDLLVESLEAMGHTPCKDESLAPLKRLKTNIETLLNGTVPKEQMAKFRKENKSMEDILELLTNEKK
- the LOC125069503 gene encoding zinc finger protein 37 homolog isoform X2, which gives rise to MANVKIRVNSPKPTSNRIKGTGKVGKLKKLLTGNNDKTRSAIKSAKKSNDKVKYPENSLIKNKLIDTVLIRDSKLRREIQLSKDSLLTKHGRIKHNNKDNLRICNNILKSELLIDDNKEKEPNVSHKNGLNNNNLIVSNQNDREKNSTTKDSMIKKVLDNKSDDKQSKLNKSKPKTSTKSARKPRKKYINTRKPKKGLFECDYCHKQFDTKSSIRRHMYLHLHFKTYPCKQCKKVFRKQLYLSAHVTRQHPNWERHYMCNVCDKPFLLKENLAVHLASHTSLETMFKCIYCKEKFSHQNDLVKHEKKHLVSGRYDCIICEQSYDCRNKLSMHFKTHLRVKDFICQHCGKEFLRMNSMRRHVQICHAGIRIQCSICKKFLKGHLSEHMRTHEKQRPHKCPDCGQCFTQSTQLTVHRRSHSGARPYPCRICNRPFSHSNALMLHIRRHTGEKPFDCAMCPLSFSQLPHMKSHMRKIHGKENPYRCKKCKQFFKLKIDLENHTKNCKFGEKELSFEEKIQASVQVEEEEVVESVMSLSRMRFLLALLLTMIATKEKLKYLANIIPLYYGTNESPDPDIG